The Salvelinus fontinalis isolate EN_2023a chromosome 31, ASM2944872v1, whole genome shotgun sequence genome has a window encoding:
- the LOC129829753 gene encoding CCN family member 2-like: protein MEISRQLSDNVIALALLLCMGALQVWCQLCLGPCQCPSPVPLCPDGVPLVLDGCQCCQVCARQQGEACSDLYVCDSQRGLQCDYSTSFPGDPGACSSQEELGCEMNGVSYLDGQVFQPSCATQCRCLGGGVTCVPLCPEDIRLPSPDCPHPQRVQLPGKCCKEWVCENTDNTILQDAITASRSDRLWPGMSGPQQNPAFNCIDQSTEWSVCSRTCDAGVSTRVSNKNPACLLEMQSRLCKVWPCQALQPRRSPMSGRRCEPSYRSVVPVRLVHQGCYSTRVYRPRYCGQCTDARCCTPYRTSTATVAFRCPTGRLLHRAVMMIQSCVCHYNCPYSASGPYAAVPYSASGPYAAVPYTGPSRSYRSPAIWG, encoded by the exons ATGGAAATTTCAAGACAACTCAGTGACAATGTGATAGCCTTGGCTTTACTGCTCTGTATGGGTGCACTGCAG GTGTGGTGTCAGCTATGCCTGGGACCATGCCAGTGCCCCAGCCCCGTGCCCCTGTGCCCAGATGGAGTCCCTCTGGTCCTGGACGGCTGCCAGTGCTGCCAGGTGTGTGCCCGGCAGCAGGGTGAGGCCTGCAGTgatctgtatgtgtgtgacagCCAGCGAGGACTGCAGTGTGACTACAGCACTAGCTTCCCCGGCGACCCTGGAGCGTGTTCCA GTCAGGAGGAGTTGGGCTGTGAGATGAATGGGGTTTCTTACCTGGATGGCCAGGTGTTCCAGCCCTCCTGTGCCACCCAGTGCCGCTGCCTGGGGGGAGGTGTGACCTGCGTGCCCCTGTGCCCTGAGGacatccgtctgcccagcccAGACTGTCCACACCCCCAGCGGGTACAGCTGCCTGGGAAGTGCTGCAAGGAGTGGGTGTGTGAGAACACGGACAATACCATCCTTCAGGATGCCATCACAG CCTCCAGATCAGACAGGTTGTGGCCAGGCATGTCTGGTCCCCAGCAAAACCCAGCCTTTAACTGTATAGACCAGAGTACAGAGTGGAGTGTCTGCTCCCGGACTTGTGACGCCGGGGTCTCCACTCGGGTCTCCAACAAGAACCCAGCCTGCCTGCTCGAGATGCAGAGCCGTCTTTGTAAGGTCTGGCCCTGTCAGGCACTCCAGCCACGCAGAAGCCCCATG tCGGGCCGGCGCTGCGAGCCAAGCTACAGGTCAGTGGTGCCAGTGAGACTGGTGCACCAGGGCTGCTACAGCACACGAGTCTACCGGCCCCGGTACTGTGGCCAGTGTACCGACGCCCGCTGCTGCACCCCCTACCGGACCAGCACGGCCACCGTGGCATTCCGGTGCCCCACAGGCAGGCTCCTACACCGGGCAGTCATGATGATCCAGTCCTGTGTCTGTCACTACAACTGCCCCTACTCAGCTTCAGGCCCCTATGCAGCTGTACCCTACTCAGCTTCAGGCCCCTATGCAGCTGTACCCTACACAGGCCCTTCACGCTCATACAGGAGCCCTGCCATTTGGGGCTAG